A window from Halomicrobium urmianum encodes these proteins:
- a CDS encoding SDR family oxidoreductase, with protein sequence MSLEDSVALITGASSGIGRATAEALAERGAAVAVSARREDRLESLADDLREDHDADVLVQTADVTDDAQVAALVEATVDEFGRLDTVVANAGLAREGAVEELDTDRFRQMLDVNCAGVFYTARESLPHLRETEGLLVLVGSMAGQYPRPASPVYAATKWFVRGFGKSLAGSVGPDGVGVTVVNPTEVRTEFGSEDGESLGERLNPDEAADPGDVAEGIAFAAEQEPPNVVQELDFYRRDKFEGW encoded by the coding sequence ATGAGCCTCGAAGACAGCGTCGCGCTGATCACCGGCGCCAGCTCCGGCATCGGTCGAGCGACCGCCGAAGCGCTCGCCGAGCGGGGCGCCGCCGTCGCCGTCAGCGCCCGCCGCGAGGACCGCCTGGAATCGCTCGCCGACGACCTCAGGGAGGACCACGACGCCGACGTGCTCGTCCAGACGGCCGACGTGACCGACGACGCCCAAGTCGCCGCGCTCGTCGAAGCAACCGTCGACGAGTTCGGTCGTCTCGACACCGTCGTCGCCAACGCCGGCCTCGCCCGCGAGGGCGCCGTCGAGGAACTGGACACCGACCGGTTCCGGCAGATGCTCGACGTCAACTGCGCCGGCGTCTTCTACACGGCCCGCGAGTCGCTGCCCCACCTCCGCGAGACGGAGGGGCTGCTCGTCCTCGTCGGCAGCATGGCCGGCCAGTACCCCCGGCCGGCCAGCCCGGTCTACGCCGCGACGAAGTGGTTCGTCCGCGGGTTCGGCAAGTCCCTGGCCGGCAGCGTCGGCCCCGACGGCGTCGGCGTCACCGTCGTCAACCCGACCGAGGTCCGCACGGAGTTCGGTTCCGAGGACGGCGAGTCGCTCGGCGAGCGCCTCAACCCGGACGAGGCGGCCGACCCCGGGGACGTCGCCGAGGGCATCGCCTTCGCGGCCGAACAGGAGCCGCCGAACGTCGTCCAGGAACTGGACTTCTACCGCCGGGACAAGTTCGAGGGCTGGTAG
- a CDS encoding CRTAC1 family protein, whose translation MRRRGLLVVAVALLAVTAGCSAPMGGASDADAGGEIGFEDATASAGLNYTDAVGTGIGNGNAGVYVADVDGDGWEDVLAVGGERPVLFENRGGEFTRSDALPDLNRSFKSAAFVDYDGDGSEDLLLLPAGGEVVALHNDGGAFERDDVGLGNVTYPLGAAPADYDGDGDQDLLLYQSGDWADEKPEGYSALNGTLDEDNGHPNILYENTGDGFERVGDAGIEGDRWSLSASFVDLTGDGRPDVHVANDYNSDVIYVNQGDGTFEQRLLRGNTARNGMSSEVVDVNRDGRPDVLVTNIHLPISRETMSPERYERVEDFLRWVIHSNRTRGNTLLINEGGGEFSDGAERWNLRSGGWGWAATATDFDNDGDRDLMHTTQNVVAIDREDPHYTYPMLWEREGGNFTTLDASERGLAQDNGRGMVTLDYDRDGDQDVISANYDGNYTLYENTVNTSETSSLQVRVVDDDGATAYGAEVRVEADDTQVRTQRPRTDYLSQESRVIHFGLGDADAADVTVTWPDGTERTVEGVSADQRVLLAPDGVEQVGEFTEGADIANGDQG comes from the coding sequence ATGAGACGGCGCGGGCTCCTCGTGGTCGCCGTCGCGCTGCTGGCCGTCACCGCCGGCTGTTCCGCGCCGATGGGCGGCGCCAGCGACGCGGACGCCGGCGGCGAGATCGGCTTCGAGGACGCGACCGCATCGGCCGGACTGAACTACACCGACGCCGTCGGGACCGGTATCGGAAACGGCAACGCCGGGGTCTACGTCGCCGACGTGGACGGCGACGGGTGGGAGGACGTCCTCGCCGTCGGCGGCGAGCGGCCCGTCCTCTTCGAGAACCGCGGCGGCGAGTTCACCCGCTCGGACGCCCTGCCCGACCTGAACCGCTCGTTCAAGTCGGCCGCGTTCGTCGACTACGACGGCGACGGCAGCGAGGACCTCCTCCTGTTGCCCGCCGGCGGCGAGGTCGTCGCCCTGCACAACGACGGCGGGGCGTTCGAGCGCGACGACGTCGGACTCGGGAACGTCACGTACCCGCTCGGGGCAGCCCCGGCCGACTACGACGGCGACGGCGACCAGGACCTCCTGCTCTACCAGTCGGGCGACTGGGCCGACGAGAAGCCCGAGGGCTACTCCGCCCTCAACGGCACCCTCGATGAGGACAACGGCCACCCCAACATCCTCTACGAGAACACCGGCGACGGATTCGAGCGCGTCGGGGACGCCGGCATCGAGGGCGACCGCTGGAGCCTCTCGGCGAGCTTCGTCGATCTGACCGGCGACGGCCGTCCCGACGTCCACGTCGCCAACGACTACAACTCCGACGTGATCTACGTCAACCAGGGCGACGGCACCTTCGAGCAGCGACTCCTCCGGGGCAACACCGCCCGCAACGGCATGTCCTCGGAGGTCGTCGACGTGAACCGCGACGGTCGGCCCGACGTCCTCGTCACCAACATCCACCTCCCGATCAGCCGGGAGACGATGTCGCCGGAGCGCTACGAGCGCGTCGAGGACTTCCTGCGGTGGGTCATCCACTCCAACCGGACCAGGGGCAACACGCTGCTGATCAACGAGGGCGGCGGCGAGTTCTCCGACGGGGCCGAGCGGTGGAACCTCCGGTCGGGCGGGTGGGGGTGGGCCGCCACCGCCACCGACTTCGACAACGACGGCGACCGCGACCTCATGCACACCACGCAGAACGTCGTCGCGATCGACCGCGAGGATCCCCACTACACCTACCCCATGCTCTGGGAGCGCGAGGGCGGCAACTTCACCACGCTGGACGCCAGCGAACGCGGCCTCGCACAGGACAACGGCCGCGGGATGGTCACGCTCGACTACGACCGCGACGGCGACCAGGACGTGATCTCGGCCAACTACGACGGAAACTACACCCTCTACGAGAACACGGTGAACACCAGTGAGACGAGCAGCCTGCAGGTTCGCGTCGTCGACGACGACGGTGCCACCGCCTACGGCGCCGAGGTCCGGGTCGAGGCGGACGACACCCAGGTCCGCACGCAGCGGCCCCGCACGGACTACCTCTCACAGGAGAGCCGCGTGATCCACTTCGGCCTCGGCGACGCCGACGCCGCCGACGTGACCGTCACCTGGCCCGACGGCACCGAGCGCACCGTCGAAGGCGTGTCCGCGGACCAGCGCGTGCTGCTCGCGCCGGACGGGGTCGAGCAGGTCGGCGAGTTCACCGAGGGAGCGGACATCGCGAACGGGGATCAAGGTTAA
- a CDS encoding DUF7405 family protein — protein sequence MDFERFRAVSRRDFVTSAVAIGGTSALAACQDRERAATETGADGDGGEDDDALDLPRPEDPSDRPNGLHRWNDYLVRNAHGNTVLPRHQVVLGLSYEGSVPPTDEEREQVEAALRTLDRAYQWGTSGNQGASLSNGLLWMLGYSQRYFDRLDADPDPLLSPEEVLDAVGEDASLADPFDAVLVLNADYGSVAMAPEHALWGETDQLNGVEVEATLEGVFSRETRRTGITGKGVVARELDNEDVPEEAPLSMGYRSGFADNQAPEDRATIDDGPFAGGSTLAVSRLHIDLDRWYDQDTEERAAEMFCPAHDLDEVGETAEQLGTSSRITPEDAESVEEHAEEYGRIGHSQKVARARDDDFVPKIIRRSEGVATDVAEGAGFNFTSIQADVQDFVEVRKAMHTEEYDVDLDADDHGIVDYLETKARTALIVPPRERVALPEP from the coding sequence ATGGATTTCGAGCGCTTCCGGGCCGTGTCCCGACGCGACTTCGTGACGTCGGCCGTGGCCATCGGGGGGACGAGCGCTCTCGCGGCCTGTCAGGACCGCGAGCGGGCCGCGACGGAGACGGGGGCCGACGGCGACGGCGGGGAGGACGACGACGCACTCGACCTCCCCCGGCCAGAGGACCCGTCAGACCGGCCGAACGGGCTGCATCGATGGAACGACTACCTCGTGCGCAACGCGCACGGCAACACGGTGCTCCCGCGCCACCAGGTCGTGCTGGGCCTCTCCTACGAGGGGTCGGTCCCACCGACCGACGAGGAGCGCGAGCAGGTCGAGGCGGCCCTGAGAACGCTCGACCGCGCGTACCAGTGGGGGACGTCCGGGAATCAGGGTGCCTCGCTGAGCAACGGCCTCCTCTGGATGCTCGGCTACTCCCAGCGGTACTTCGACCGCCTGGACGCCGACCCCGACCCGCTCCTCTCGCCGGAGGAGGTGCTGGACGCCGTCGGCGAGGACGCGTCGCTGGCCGACCCCTTCGACGCCGTCCTCGTGCTGAACGCCGACTACGGATCGGTGGCTATGGCCCCGGAGCACGCGCTGTGGGGCGAGACAGACCAGCTCAACGGCGTCGAGGTCGAGGCGACGCTCGAGGGCGTCTTCTCCCGGGAGACCCGTCGCACGGGGATCACCGGCAAGGGCGTCGTCGCCCGCGAACTCGACAACGAAGACGTCCCCGAGGAGGCGCCGCTCTCGATGGGCTACCGGTCGGGGTTCGCCGACAACCAGGCCCCGGAGGACAGGGCGACCATCGACGACGGCCCCTTCGCGGGCGGGTCGACGCTCGCGGTGTCGCGGCTCCACATCGACCTCGACCGCTGGTACGACCAGGACACCGAGGAGCGGGCCGCGGAGATGTTCTGCCCGGCCCACGACCTCGACGAGGTGGGCGAGACGGCCGAGCAGCTGGGCACCTCCAGCCGGATCACGCCGGAGGACGCCGAGAGCGTCGAAGAACACGCCGAGGAGTACGGTCGGATCGGCCACTCCCAGAAGGTCGCCCGGGCCCGGGACGACGACTTTGTCCCGAAGATCATCCGCCGCTCCGAGGGCGTCGCGACGGACGTGGCAGAAGGCGCCGGCTTCAACTTCACGTCGATACAGGCCGACGTTCAGGACTTCGTCGAGGTCCGCAAGGCGATGCACACGGAGGAGTACGACGTCGACCTCGACGCCGACGACCACGGCATCGTCGACTACCTCGAGACGAAAGCCCGGACCGCCCTGATCGTTCCGCCGCGCGAACGGGTCGCGCTCCCGGAGCCATGA
- a CDS encoding HEAT repeat domain-containing protein, with translation MTTGDADEIRDVDPTETPPEEIDLDLVRAGLKSENNIDRTRAAQIVSTMAAEDLELVEPLVPTLVEMFDDERTVVLKEVLFTLSLLAEEDPGHVADDVGGLIGLLDHDIPLVRTVAARALRPVAVDRPEVFTAHADDLLTVVEQPVEDPTEGYEPDPNAHSAQVQTINDVREKAERRQLAARAVAAHVVVAVADRDAEAVMDHVGRLADLLDDDSPAVTAAAADALANVAEQQPDAVGGVTDALIGTFDGPDDPTRASAVAALGFVGDEAAVEPLRELADDDEADDDLCELATETAAFIENG, from the coding sequence ATGACAACGGGTGACGCAGACGAGATCAGGGACGTCGATCCGACGGAGACGCCGCCGGAGGAGATCGACCTCGACCTCGTCCGGGCGGGGCTGAAGAGCGAGAACAACATCGACCGGACGCGAGCGGCCCAGATCGTCTCGACGATGGCCGCCGAGGACCTCGAACTGGTCGAGCCGCTCGTGCCGACGCTGGTGGAGATGTTCGACGACGAGCGGACGGTCGTCCTCAAGGAGGTGCTCTTCACCCTCTCGCTGCTGGCCGAGGAGGACCCGGGCCACGTCGCCGACGACGTCGGCGGCCTGATCGGCCTGCTGGACCACGACATCCCGCTCGTCCGGACTGTCGCGGCCCGGGCGCTCCGGCCCGTCGCCGTCGACCGGCCGGAGGTCTTCACGGCGCACGCCGACGACCTGCTGACCGTGGTCGAACAGCCCGTCGAGGACCCGACCGAGGGGTACGAACCGGACCCCAACGCCCACAGCGCCCAGGTCCAGACGATCAACGACGTCCGGGAGAAGGCCGAGCGGCGGCAGCTGGCCGCACGCGCGGTCGCGGCGCACGTCGTGGTGGCGGTCGCCGACCGCGACGCGGAGGCGGTGATGGACCACGTGGGCCGGCTGGCCGACCTGCTGGACGACGACAGCCCGGCCGTCACGGCCGCCGCGGCCGACGCCCTGGCCAACGTGGCCGAACAGCAGCCAGACGCCGTGGGCGGCGTCACGGACGCGCTGATCGGCACCTTCGACGGGCCGGACGACCCGACGCGGGCCAGCGCCGTCGCGGCGCTGGGCTTCGTCGGCGACGAGGCGGCCGTCGAGCCGCTGCGCGAACTGGCCGACGACGACGAGGCCGACGACGACCTGTGCGAACTGGCCACGGAGACGGCCGCGTTCATCGAGAACGGGTAG